Genomic window (Spirosoma sp. KCTC 42546):
ATATGCGGGTGCAGGGATAACCGAAGATTCGGAACCTGAACAGGAGTGGCAGGAAACCGAAATGAAATGTCAAACCTTACTTAAGGTAATGTATAATGAATAATGTAAAATGGATAATGAAACGGGATTGTTGCCCTTTATTCATTATCCATTTTACATTATTCATTACTTAGGCCCCTTCGGCTGGGTCATTCGGGGCCCGGGAGCCATCTTCTGCGGTTCGATCACCCGCTTCGCTAGCAGCCGATGATTGGGTGTCAGCGTCAGGCGCGGTGCCCTCATTGTCGGCGTTTTTCGTCGTAATCAGGGGTTCTTCACCCGGTTGTGTATGTGCCATAGGTCGTGAGTGATATTGTTGAGAATTAGACTGGCTTACGTTGCCATCTACAACAAAACCGCTTCCGGTCAGGCATTGTTTACTCCATACTATCGTCGTCCAGATCGTCGTCGATACTATCGTCGTCTAAATCTTCATCCAGATCTTCCGGATTAAAGTCGTCTTCAATGTCGTCCAGATCATCGGCTCCATAGCCGCTACCGGCTCCTGAACCCAGTTCATCGAAGTCGGCTCCGTCTTCATCGAAGTCATCATCATCGTCGTCAAATGCAGCTGATTCTGGATCAGGGTTCAACATCAGCACGTCTTCATCCTGATCAAACGTTGGCTGGTAAATCATGGTTAATAAAGGATAAAAGTTAGTTCACTTCGTTTAACGCGGCTCTTTCCCGGAAGGTTTAAACAGCTCCCAAACTTATTGAATAAATGATTCAAAACTACAAGGGCTGTATAAAGTTTATTCAATAAGCTACCTGAATTAGTTCGTTACCAAGTCATTGTAGTGCTTGGCCAAAATAGATTCTTTGGAGCCCGTTGATTCAAGTAGCACAGAAACCAGTATCTACAAAAATTCATTTTGAACAAGTACAAGTCATCTTATGTCACTAGCCTAGCCACTTTACAACACGACCAAATCCGTATCTAATGAAAAATTATCAGCTCCGACGCCTGTCAGACCAACCTATTCTGCAAACGAGTGATGTAACCCCCAGTATTGATGGTTTTGAAGTCCTGGGGGCATTCAACCCCGCAGCCTGCCTGTTCAACGATGAAGTTCTACTTCTATTACGTGTGGCGGAGGCTCCAAAAGCCGAAGTAGGTTCCATCGTTATACCCTTAATTGAGGAGCAGGATGGCATTCCATCGTTGGTAATCAAGCGTTTTTCAGAGCCTACTGCCCCCTATGACCCTCGTGTAATTACGTTAAATGGGAAGGTTTATCTAACCTCACTGAGTCACCTGCGCCTTGCCCGAAGCAAAGATGGCATTCATTTCACAATTGATGAAAAGCCATTTTTATTCCCTGCCCGCATGGACGAATCCTATGGTATCGAAGACGCCCGGATTACATTTTTAGACGGTAAATACTGGATTACATATACCGCTGTATCCGAACACGGCCCCGGCGTTGGCCTGGCTGTTACAACCGATTTCGTGACTGTTGAGCGGGTAGGCATGATTTTACCGCCACCTAACAAAGATGTGGCGCTGTTCCCCCAAAAAATCAACGGTAACTATATGCTTCTGCACCGGCCCATGGTGTCGGATATTGGCAAACCGTCGATCTGGCTGGCCGAATCGGAAGATGGTGTCCACTGGGGTAATCATCGTTTTTTGTTCGGAGGTCGGGGTCATGCCAGTCTGGATCCACTCGCGAATCCATTTGGTTGGGAAGGCGCAAAAATAGGTGCTGGCCCTGAACCTATACTCACCGACGAAGGCTGGCTAGTTTGCTACCATGGAGCTGATCCTACTCATTCGTACTCGCTGGCGCTGGCTTTACTGGACAAAGACGACCCTGCGCATGTACTAGATCGGTCTAGTCTGCCCTTATTATCGCCTGAACTTACGTGGGAGCGGGAAGGCTTCTTTCCCAATGTAGTGTTTTCAAACGGCTGGGTTCAGTGGCCAGAACATAGTGATAAAGCAGGCCAAATCTGGGTGTATTATGGCGCAGCCGATTCGGGGGTTGGACTAGCCGAGCTGGTGCGGAGTTAGTTAATGGTTAGTGAGTTAGTAGTTATTCGTAAGAGTCATTACTAACTCACTAACCACTCGTATATTGGGTTCACTATGAGCCCTATCCTGACAATTGCCCGTTTTGAATTCGCTTATCAGTTGCGACAGCCAGCATTTTACTTATTTGCTGTTCTTATAGTGGGGCAAGGAGTCTGGTACTCCTCCCAATTATCAACGCTTTATGCCTATAGTGATCCCGCTGTTACTGCGTATTTGACGTTAGCCTCGCTGGGGGTAATTCTGTCAATAGCCACCGTTTTACTGGCTGGCCAATCACTGACGAAAGATCTGGAATATCGTACCAACGCATATCTGTACACCTTACCAATTACCAGTCGGATGCACGTTGCCGGGCGCTTCATTGGCACATACTGCGCGGCACTACTGCTCGCGTTATTTTATCCACTTGGCATTACACTTTTTACATCTATTTATACAACCAGTTCAGAAACGGCATGGCTAGCGCTCACGGACGGATTTATCCGGTTGCTTGCCCAAAACATCTTTATTGTTATTAGCCTGACGTTTTCGCTGACCATTTTTCTACGAAGTATACGAGGGGCTTATGTAGCACTCTTTCTGACTGTTCTTTATTTTCTGCTCACCGAATCAAGCCTGAACCTTGTTTCGGATTCGGACCTGTGGCAACTGCTGGATCCATTTGGAGTAGGAATGGCGAGAGAATCTGTCGAGAATTTGCCGTTCAGCGATGATCCGCAGGGGTTTCTCGTTTATTCTGATCTATTTTTTATCAACCGTCTACTTTGGATGGGTCTGGCTTTTGGGCTATTAGCCTATGCAGAACAGCGCTTTTCATTCGCTTATTTTGCCAGTAAAGAGCCGAGCAAATTACCAGAAAAAGCCAGTTCAACCAATGCTTCATTTCCGCTTAAAAACCTTACTATCCAGCCACGATTTGGCGGTTGGCTATCGTGGCAAACTACCTGGCGGCTGGCTAAACTGGAATTTTCAAATCTGATTCGACAGCCAGTTTTCCTGATTACGGTTGGCTTGCTCATACTTATAGGTCTCCTATTAACAACGGTGTTAGGGATGAACCCTGATTTCCCGGAATTGCCGATCACAGCACGCATGACAGCCTTACGCCTACCCCTTGGGCTGTTTATTGGTTTGTTTCTATTGGTGATGACTGGTGAGTTGGTTTTTCTCGAACGTACAGTAGGCTTTTGGCTTATTTATGATGCCCTGCCCCAATCCAATTTCGTTCTATTAGTCGCCAAATTAATGGCCCTGGTGGGCGTGGCTGCTGTACTGACTGTAGTACTTTTTGTTACCGGAGTTGGTGTGCAGCTAGGCAGTGGTTTCAGTGATATTGGTTGGTGGCGCTATAGTTCCGATTTGCTGACCGACGGCTTTCTACGGTATTGCCAACTCATAGCCCTTGCCGCATTGGTAGCTTCCCTAACGAATAACCGGCTGGTGAGCCATGTCATTAATCTGATCATTTTTGCCATTTTAGCCTTCACGTATCAGTTTACAGTAGACGGGCAGCCGCTTTACTTATACAGTTTCCTGCCGGGCTCTAAAACCTACTCCGACTTAATCGGTTTCGGGCCAACTACATCGCTTCGCCCTATTGTTCATTTTATGTGGTGGGGCGTAGCGGGCGTTTTATTGGCTTCATTTTTTCTCACCTGGAACCGGGGTGTAGTCAGTAGCTTGCCCGAACGTATTGGTCAGTGGAGGGATCGGTTTACCTGGCCTTATCAGTTGGCGTTCGTACTTTTTGGTGCCCTAATAGGTTTATCAATGTGGCAAACCCAGCAACGCCTTGTTGCCTTGCCCGCTACGCAAACCAACCAGTACAAAACCAGCACAATAGCGGTTCCATTGTTATCCGGCCAGTCGATACGTGTTCAAATTCTACACCATCACCCCTATCAGATTCAGCATATGCAGCGCGTCGTTGCGGTGGCGTTACACAGGGGCGAACAACTCTTTGGCAACTACCCTTATGCCGATTTACGCATCAAAGAAATACCCGCTGGCGTAGCTAACGTAGCCTCTGAACCCGGCCAAATTCTAATCTCAGAAAAAGAAGGCTGGACTGCCGACAACGCGCAACCC
Coding sequences:
- a CDS encoding adhesin, producing MIYQPTFDQDEDVLMLNPDPESAAFDDDDDDFDEDGADFDELGSGAGSGYGADDLDDIEDDFNPEDLDEDLDDDSIDDDLDDDSME
- a CDS encoding ABC transporter permease; its protein translation is MSPILTIARFEFAYQLRQPAFYLFAVLIVGQGVWYSSQLSTLYAYSDPAVTAYLTLASLGVILSIATVLLAGQSLTKDLEYRTNAYLYTLPITSRMHVAGRFIGTYCAALLLALFYPLGITLFTSIYTTSSETAWLALTDGFIRLLAQNIFIVISLTFSLTIFLRSIRGAYVALFLTVLYFLLTESSLNLVSDSDLWQLLDPFGVGMARESVENLPFSDDPQGFLVYSDLFFINRLLWMGLAFGLLAYAEQRFSFAYFASKEPSKLPEKASSTNASFPLKNLTIQPRFGGWLSWQTTWRLAKLEFSNLIRQPVFLITVGLLILIGLLLTTVLGMNPDFPELPITARMTALRLPLGLFIGLFLLVMTGELVFLERTVGFWLIYDALPQSNFVLLVAKLMALVGVAAVLTVVLFVTGVGVQLGSGFSDIGWWRYSSDLLTDGFLRYCQLIALAALVASLTNNRLVSHVINLIIFAILAFTYQFTVDGQPLYLYSFLPGSKTYSDLIGFGPTTSLRPIVHFMWWGVAGVLLASFFLTWNRGVVSSLPERIGQWRDRFTWPYQLAFVLFGALIGLSMWQTQQRLVALPATQTNQYKTSTIAVPLLSGQSIRVQILHHHPYQIQHMQRVVAVALHRGEQLFGNYPYADLRIKEIPAGVANVASEPGQILISEKEGWTADNAQPDKLDYIDYLISREVFKQWLVHKLNPVKKAGDGFIRQSLAEYLALQGVAKQYGTERLTQRLTQRANWYAQSRLRSHKPEHPLLQSSDNDALERGRAALALSSIEQVWGDKPLSFTISQFYQNAVQHPSQATATAFSNELAHQLPDSLRYLETYLSDQFWFDFKVGRVANLPNGLTVEIISTKWRENKIGQRQPVPINDYIPLVVLDQHDHPIYRQLAHPNPDERYVSLPALPNARKVIIDPLGAWPEPNKRDNYKIF
- a CDS encoding glycoside hydrolase family 130 protein translates to MKNYQLRRLSDQPILQTSDVTPSIDGFEVLGAFNPAACLFNDEVLLLLRVAEAPKAEVGSIVIPLIEEQDGIPSLVIKRFSEPTAPYDPRVITLNGKVYLTSLSHLRLARSKDGIHFTIDEKPFLFPARMDESYGIEDARITFLDGKYWITYTAVSEHGPGVGLAVTTDFVTVERVGMILPPPNKDVALFPQKINGNYMLLHRPMVSDIGKPSIWLAESEDGVHWGNHRFLFGGRGHASLDPLANPFGWEGAKIGAGPEPILTDEGWLVCYHGADPTHSYSLALALLDKDDPAHVLDRSSLPLLSPELTWEREGFFPNVVFSNGWVQWPEHSDKAGQIWVYYGAADSGVGLAELVRS